In Carya illinoinensis cultivar Pawnee chromosome 6, C.illinoinensisPawnee_v1, whole genome shotgun sequence, a single genomic region encodes these proteins:
- the LOC122313404 gene encoding integrin-linked protein kinase 1-like: MSSDASSSDAAANKGCSTLDKQKEKARVSRTSLILWHAHQNDVAAVRKLLEEDRSLVHARDYDNRTPLHVASLHGWIDVAKCLIEYGADINSQDRWKNTPLADAEGAQKHGMIELLKSRGGLSYGQNGSHFEPKPVPPPLPNKCDWEIDPSELDFSNSAIIGKGSFGEILKAHWRGTPVAIKRILPSLSDDRLVIQDFRHEVNLLVKLRHPNIVQFLGAVTEKKPLMLITEYLRGGDLHQYLKEKSSLSTSTAINFALDIARGMAYLHNEPNVIIHRDLKPRNVLLVNSSADHLKVGDFGLSKLIKVQNSHDVYKMTGETGSYRYMAPEVFKHRRYDKKVDVFSFAMILYEMLEAEPPLAHYEAYEAAKHVAEGHRPPFRSKGYIPELRELTEQCWAPDMNQRPSFLEILKRLEKIKENLPTDHHWSLFNT, translated from the exons ATGAGCTCGGACGCGTCCTCCTCCGATGCCGCAGCTAATAAAGGGTGCTCGACGTTGGACAAGCAGAAGGAGAAGGCGAGGGTGAGCCGGACCTCCCTGATTCTCTGGCACGCCCACCAGAACGACGTCGCTGCCGTCCGCAAGCTTCTCGAGGAGGATCGCTCCCTTGTCCACGCCAGGGACTATGACAACCGCACCCCGCTCCACGTCGCTTCCCTCCACGGCTGGATCGATGTCGCCAAGTGCTTGATCGAGTACGGTGCCGACATCAACTCCCAGGATCGCTGGAAGAACACC CCTCTAGCTGATGCCGAAGGAGCTCAGAAGCATGGCATGATTGAGTTGTTAAAATCACGCGGTGGCTTGTCTTAT GGCCAAAATGGAAGCCATTTTGAACCAAAGCCTGTTCCACCCCCACTGCCAAACAAGTGTGACTGGGAAATTGACCCTTCTGAGTTGGACTTTTCAAACTCAGCTATTATTGGGAag GGATCTTTTGGTGAGATTTTAAAAGCCCATTGGCGTGGAACACCTGTAGCTATCAAACGCATTCTTCCATCACTTTCAGATGACAGATTGGTGAT TCAGGACTTCAGGCATGAGGTTAATTTGCTAGTGAAGCTCCGCCATCCTAATATAGTCCAATTTCTCGGAGCTGTCACAGAGAAGAAGCCCCTTATGTTAATTACTGAATACTTACGAGGG GGTGATCTTCATCAATACCTCAAGGAAAAAAGTTCACTTAGTACTTCAACAGCTATCAACTTTGCACTGGACATAGCGAG AGGCATGGCTTATCTTCACAATGAGCCAAATGTCATTATTCACCGGGACCTAAAACCAAG GAATGTTCTTCTAGTCAATTCCAGTGCAGACCATTTAAAAGTTGGAGATTTTGGACTAAGCAAGCTCATCAAGGTTCAGAATTCCCATGACGTGTACAAAATGACCGGAGAGACTGGAAGCT ACCGATATATGGCTCCTGAAGTTTTCAAGCATCGGAGATATGATAAGAAGGTTGATGTTTTCTCTTTCGCAATGATACTGTATGAG ATGCTTGAAGCAGAACCACCACTTGCACATTATGAGGCTTATGAAGCAGCCAAACATGTGGCTGAAGGACACAGGCCTCCATTTCGCTCAAAGGGATACATCCCTGAACTGAGAGA GTTAACCGAGCAGTGCTGGGCCCCTGACATGAACCAAAGACCTTCTTTCTTGGAAATCCTCAAGAGGCTTGAAAAGATAAAGGAAAATCTACCAACCGACCATCACTGGAGTCTCTTCAATACATAA
- the LOC122313405 gene encoding transmembrane emp24 domain-containing protein p24delta9-like isoform X1 has product MFQFQNLHFLLILWLLFSTSESVRFDLQSGHTKCIAEDIKSKSMTLGKYSVINPNEGHPMPDSHKITVRVTSAHGNGFHNAEHVESGQFAFESSEAGDYMACFWAPDHKPPITLTVDFDWKTGVAAKDWSNVAKKGQVDAMELELKKLYDTVISIQDEMYYLREREEEMQELNKKTNSRMGWLSVLSLFVCLSVAGLQLWHLKTFFEKKKLI; this is encoded by the exons ATGTTTCAATTCCAGAACCTACATTTTCTTCTGATCTTATGGCTTTTGTTTTCTACATCGGAATCGGTTCGATTCGACCTGCAATCGGGTCACACTAAGTGCATCGCCGAAGACATTAAGAGCAAATCCATGACGTTGGGCAAGTACAGCGTCATCAACCCCAACGAGGGTCATCCCATGCCCGATTCCCACAAAATCACCGTTCGG GTGACTTCGGCTCATGGGAACGGTTTCCATAACGCGGAGCACGTGGAATCGGGGCAGTTCGCGTTTGAGTCGTCGGAGGCTGGGGATTACATGGCCTGCTTCTGGGCCCCCGATCACAAGCCCCCGATCACGTTGACGGTGGATTTCGATTGGAAGACCGGTGTGGCCGCCAAGGATTGGTCTAATGTTGCTAAGAAAGGCCAAGTCGAT GCCATGGAACTAGAACTGAAGAAGCTGTATGATACTGTTATTTCCATCCAGGATGAAATGTATTATCTCCGCGAAAG AGAAGAAGAAATGCAGGAGCTCAATAAAAAAACCAATTCCAGGATGGGCTGGTTGAGTGTTCTTTCACTGTTTGTGTGCTTATCAGTGGCAGGCTTGCAGCTATGGCACTTGAAAACcttttttgagaaaaagaagctcatctaa
- the LOC122313371 gene encoding vesicle transport v-SNARE 12 yields MSEVFEGYERQYCELSANLSRKCSSAGLLPPGEQKQQKVSEIKASLDDADVLIRKMDLEARSLQPSAKAALLAKLREYKSDLNKLKREFKRIASSNADQASREDLLESGMAGAHMASADQRERMAMSVERLNQSSDKIMESRRTMLETEEIGASILQDLHQQRETLLHSHQKLHGVDDAIDKSKKVLTAMSRRMTKNKWIIFSIIGALVVSIIFILFYKFSHH; encoded by the exons atgagTGAGGTATTCGAAGGGTACGAGCGCCAGTACTGCGAGCTCTCTGCTAATCTCTCTCGAAAATGTAGCTCGGCTGGTCTTCTTCCTCCTGGTG AGCAGAAGCAGCAGAAGGTTTCTGAGATTAAGGCTTCATTGGATGATGCTGATGTTTTG ATTCGAAAAATGGACCTTGAGGCTAGAAGTCTACAACCAAGTGCAAAGGCTGCATTGCTTGCTAAGTTAAGGGAATATAAGTCTGATCTAAATAAGTTGAAAAgggaatttaaaagaatagcatCTTCTAATGCTGATCAGGCCTCCCGTGAAGATTTGTTGGAATCTGGAATGGCAGGTGCGCATATG GCTTCTGCTGATCAAAGAGAAAGGATGGCAATGTCTGTTGAGAGATTGAATCAGTCAAGTGACAAGATTATGGAGAGTAGAAGAACCATGCTGGAGACTGAAGAGATTGGTGCTTCAATCCTCCAAGATTTGCACCAACAGCGTGAGACTCTCCTACATTCCCATCAAAAG CTTCATGGGGTAGATGATGCCATCGACAAGAGTAAAAAAGTTCTAACTGCCATGTCGCGCAGGATGACCAAGAACAAATGGATCATTTTCTCAATAATTGGAGCTCTTGTTGTCTCTATCATCTTTATTCtattctataagttttcacatCATTGA
- the LOC122313405 gene encoding transmembrane emp24 domain-containing protein p24delta9-like isoform X2: MFQFQNLHFLLILWLLFSTSESVRFDLQSGHTKCIAEDIKSKSMTLGKYSVINPNEGHPMPDSHKITVRVTSAHGNGFHNAEHVESGQFAFESSEAGDYMACFWAPDHKPPITLTVDFDWKTGVAAKDWSNVAKKGQVDAMELELKKLYDTVISIQDEMYYLRERPFFD, encoded by the exons ATGTTTCAATTCCAGAACCTACATTTTCTTCTGATCTTATGGCTTTTGTTTTCTACATCGGAATCGGTTCGATTCGACCTGCAATCGGGTCACACTAAGTGCATCGCCGAAGACATTAAGAGCAAATCCATGACGTTGGGCAAGTACAGCGTCATCAACCCCAACGAGGGTCATCCCATGCCCGATTCCCACAAAATCACCGTTCGG GTGACTTCGGCTCATGGGAACGGTTTCCATAACGCGGAGCACGTGGAATCGGGGCAGTTCGCGTTTGAGTCGTCGGAGGCTGGGGATTACATGGCCTGCTTCTGGGCCCCCGATCACAAGCCCCCGATCACGTTGACGGTGGATTTCGATTGGAAGACCGGTGTGGCCGCCAAGGATTGGTCTAATGTTGCTAAGAAAGGCCAAGTCGAT GCCATGGAACTAGAACTGAAGAAGCTGTATGATACTGTTATTTCCATCCAGGATGAAATGTATTATCTCCGCGAAAG ACCGTTTTTTGATTGA